The stretch of DNA ACAGCTGTTCAGTTAAGAACATGTACTTCATAGTTACATAAAGGAGAACTAAACTTCTATTATGTCGATCAAGTAAAATATTGGCTATTATTTGTGAATTCAATTAGTGTTActgtaaataatatatacatgtaatacaAAAAACCTTCTTCAACTGTATACAGTTAATTACTGGGTCTATTTCTCAGAAATATCCAGAAATGGATATTTAGGATTGCCAATTTTAGTTGTTATTCTATGTGGAATGAGAAGTTATTTATACATGTCGAGTGGGGAGAGTGTGTATGGGATGATGGTGAAATGGTgtgcattttataaaaatcagtctGGCATCAgtgtggaaaatggaaaatgaagtgGATGACTATGTGAGCAGATATGGATAGTGTTGCTAGGAATTTATTTAATAAGTCCAGGCAGGAGAAGAATGCATTTTGGATTTTACGATTAACTGTACAAATAGTTGGACTTAAGACATCTTTGGTACATAACATCTAGAGGTAGTagtaaaaaaaatggaattgagGAAGAAGTTAGTTTCATGAATATGTTCCTGATTTATGGTGTGCACAAATACTTGTTTGCAaaccctattccctgagacaggGAACATTGGAAGAATACCAGGTTTGGGGATGGAATGGAGGAAGATCTTAATTTCAGATTTGGATATTTAATTCTAATGTACCTTTGGGATTTCCAAGCGGACAAGAATGTATTTGGATAGTGGGACCATTAAAAGGgataagaggaaggaaaacaagctTATTCTAAACTCTATTCGGTGACATTTTATAAACATGCCCCTATGGTAAACCCTGGAGACAGAATGTACCGTTTTAATTGTTATAACTATTGGTGTGTAGATGATTTGAGGATTAGCTCACAAGGCCCAGTAGAACAACTTTGACTTCATCCTATTGGGAATCTTTCTGAAGCATTAAGggaatttcagaattttttaaagaatagattTGCAGATAGTAGGAAGAAATGCTATCTATCTCCAGTTTGGAGTTTCTAAGGAAAATCAATGCACAAGTAATACTGCTTCATTTCTGTATCTTCTATGTTACTTCAAGAAAACATTTCCAATTTCCTATGATTTACAAGAAGTAGGTGAGAGAGCAGAGATTTTCATTAATATAGTGTTGCACTTTGTCTGTATGATAACAAACACCTAAGTAAGAAATTAATGTCCTGgaaaggacttttttctttttaaaccagcAACCAAAATCTAGACAGACAGAAGTAAATGTCTGTCTGAACATGTATATTTTAGTTAGAATTTTTACTGGATAGATAAATAACACATTTTGGagggagtttttatttttcattttttattttattttattttttaaaagattttatttatttatttgacagagagagagagagagagagaaagaaagagaccacaaggaagcagagaggcaggcagagagagagggggaaacaggcttcctgctgagcagagagcctgatgctggtctcggtctcaggaccctgagaccatgacctgagctgaaagcagaggcctaacccactgagccagccaggcacccctggagggagtttttaaataataaactttgcttaacagaagaaagaaaaatagaaaaattcaataATTGTGGTAAGAAAAATTCAGAGTTCATTTCATAAGGTGAAGTTTGCTTAATTGAGATATAAGTTAAGCAGCTCAAATCGAACTTATTTGTAACTTTTTCAGACTGGGAACTTCTGGCCTAAGGTTTGTTGCTGCGTACAacacaaattctttaatttcatgaAATCATGAGAATATGGGCTAAAGTCACTGGTGGTAACTTCAAAATTGCTCCTTGTCTCATTTATCACataacttgagaaaaaaaattcacagagatTACTAATTGGCTAAGTTACATGCTGTAGGAACTAAAACTAGGAAAATCAACATTGGGTTATTTGAGACTATAAAGTTGGACCAGTGTATGCAGAGCAAAAATCTCCTATGTTCTAAATTTTCAATTAATATTTTGTCTGTGTTGTCTATATTGGGGTTCCTGGTGGGTATACACTCAAAAGTAAAAATTCTAAAGCTCAtaaattcttcctttatttttagtgGGAGTAGAATAATATCTCACAGTCTTCTCTTATGTTGATCCTGATTCATTGAAAAAGAGCCTTTGTTCCTATTTCTACATTAAACAAACtcaatttttcaaatatattctaatggtaaaaaaacttttttgtgtgttctatcagtattgagagatatgactataaaattataaaaatgtttttttcatccCAGGAAATACCATAACAATCTGTATAtctgaatgttttcctttttctttttatggtaaTATAAAAGAAACTGTATTCACTGGAAAACTTTTTAGACTACTTTCAGAGACTATttataaatcatgaaaaaaaaatgaatgtcatTACTTCATAAAAACACCACTTGTTAAAATCACAACAGTGACTAAAAAGTAAGTATGGAGaaataagattaataaaaaaaattactaaaattgaaaaaaaccctccaaaaaaCTCTTGTTCTATTTGAATCCCTATTTTATACAATTACAGGTAATTTGGGggtattaaaaaaattctatctaCACTCAGTGGTTAAATGTTGTTTCCCATTGacaatttccaaaagaaaatgttaatttctcTGAAGACTACTTCTGTCCTTAACtgatatatatatgcaaaaattaacagaTAATTGCATCCTAATTTTATAATGCACTCTTCAgtgaaaatcttgaaaaagaaaacaataggatTTCATCATACTtgtttcttttccccattatTAAAATGTTGGAGACTCTTTCACACATCTCTTTATGTATGTATAAAGGCCTACAtagacatacacacaaataaatcaattacataattttatgtgAAAGAGATCATAATATATATGCTGCTGTTCTCATAGAACATTTATTttgacttctctcttttcctcttctcctttcccctcatTTCTACCTCTACTTCTATTCTAGAAAGCCCAATGCTATCAACTTAATTTctaatttccacattttttccAGGTAGAAGATTTAAAAATGCATTGCCCATCTTACAATAATGAAATCTTATTTACACTTCTCTGTATCCTATTCTTCTCAGGTAAAAATTACATCATGAAAATTCCCAGTTCAAGTGGAATGACTCCTTTTTTCATGGTTGAATTGTATTACAAAACATAAGTATAcataaatatgatttatttagCCATCTCACTGTAGATGTGTCTGGTCTTTGCTACCTTGAAAAATAATGCATTGGATATTCTTTGTATATCTATCTTTGAATAGTTGTGCTTTTATTTCTTGGGTATATGTAAGGCAAAATGGTAAGTCAAAgggtatatgtatttatttaaaatttaaatggtgTCATATAAAACTGCTCTTTCTAGAAGACTGTTGCAATTCATAGATCCACAATTAACATGAAAGGAGCACTTTTCTCACCTCAGTCAGCAGTATCTATTCACTTTAATTTCTGCTAATCTGATATGTGAGAAAGGAAGtatctgtgtatgtgtttgtgtgtgtatgcctgCACCTGcacatgtgtgtttatgtgtgacACACAGGAAACTAggcatcttttcattttatttgctgGTTATTCATCTGTAAACTTGCTTGTTCATAtcctttattcattcttcttttagaTTGTTTGCCTTTTTCTTATCTATTTGGTGTTATTcttatattatgtattatgttaTTCATAAATCTGTATCTTTCATATACACTGTAAAATGTATTTCCCAACCTATTATATGCCCTCTGACTCTGTCCAATACTCTTTTCTGGATAAGAATTTCTCTAATCACTATGTTATATTGTTGGCTCCCAAATTTCTTAGAAAGTATCTATGCTGTGAGTTAGGAGCCTAACCTTGTTCATATCCAGACAGATAGCCAAGAATGGCAGCACAATCCATTAAATCCATCATCTTTCTCCTACTGAACTGAAACATCGTATTGTCTTATGCCACATTTCTGTATATAATGGAATCTATTTCTGAGCTGGCTGCCTATTATTGCATTGATCCTCTTGTGTATTCTTATTCCACTATCTtaatgttttgattattatatctttatattGTAGTTCAGTAGAAATTAAAGGACTCTTGACTGCTCTTaactatttacatttttcttgggtaaaatgggaaatttctttctttcatataatGTTTAGATGAACATATACAGTTCTTAAAACCTCTGTTGGATTGAGAAGGATTTGTATTTAATTTACTTGTTACTTTAGGTGAATtatcatttaaaactttttattatggacATTTTTGAATGTATATTAAAGGACACATAtgaaggtaaaaattaaaaaattggtaATATATGAGAGGCATCTTTTACATCAGTTacacaaaaaaatacacaatttttatgattattttgtgactgtttcaacaatatttttctttcattttaccaTCTGGACAGGTTACATATGGCAGAAGAAAATAAGACACTCGTGGCTGAGTTTGTTCTTACAGGACTTACAGATCTTCAAGGGCTGCAGGTACCCCTGTTCCTGGTGTTCTTAGTCATCTATCTCACCACCATGGTGGGCAACCTTGGACTGATTTTTCTCATCTGGAAGCATCCCCATCttcacacccccatgtacttatTCCTCAGTGGTTTAGCCTTTGCAGATGCTTGTACTTCATCCTCTGTAACTCCGAGGATGCTTACACATTTTTTATCCAAGAATCATGTGATATCACTTTTTGACTGTATGgctcaattttatatttttggttctAGTGCCACCACAGAGTGTTTCCTGCTGGTAGTAATGGCTTATGACCGCTACATAGCCATATGCAACCCTTTGCTTTATCCAGTCTTAATGTCCAGGAACCTCTGTACTCAGTTCATTGGTGTTTCATATTTCATGGGTTTTCTACATTCAGCAATTCATGTGGGTTTGTTATTTAGATTAACTTTCTGCAGGTCCAATGAAATACATTATTTCTACTGTGAAATTTTACaacttttcaaaatttcttgCACTGATCCTACAGTTAATACACTTCTGGTTTTAATCTTTTCGGCCTTTATACAAGTCTTTACTTTTATGACCATCATGGTTTCTTATATCCGTATCCTCTTTGCCATCAtgaaaaagaagtctgaaaaggGCAGGAGCAAAGCCTTCTCCACATGCAGTGCCCACCTGCTCTCTGTTTCGTTGTTCTATGGCACTCTCTTCTTCATGTATGTGCGTCCTGGTTCTGACCACACTGATGATCATGAcaaaatgtattctttattttaCACAATAATAATTCCTCTGCTAAATCCTTTTATTTACAGCTTGAGGAACAAAGAAGTTATAGGTGCCTTGAGaagaataatgaagaaataaatagttgccaattttcaaaatgtttcttttttatcatcTGCTGAAAAAACACCCCAAGTCCCGACTGTCATTCCACCAGAAGGCTAACGGTCAGAGGAATTAATAAAGTGTGTGTGAAGCATCCCAGCTTCCCAATAAAGCTTTCTTGGAATGGGTCCAGTGATAGTTTGGGAACATTACGTCTAGAACTTGCTTAATTAGAAATattgtgctttatttttatctgaaGCATTTAGCTTTTTCAAATTAGTTATTTTCTAGGACTTTCCAAAATTCCAGATAGATACAGACAATTACGGAGGGAAATAGCTGTAATAGATGCTGCCATATAGAGTTAGTTTTTTAGTTCATGAATGAGCCCAGCCCATTGCTCTGGACTTGCAAATCAATAAGGCTTTGTTGTTTTCTGCCACACATAGTTACTTCAGttgactaataaaataaaattctacttcttggaaaaatatttcttaagaagAAATGTACTGTTTGGTgataaagttaagaaaaaaaaaatgaaaatttctaagaaaattgTGGAtgttaggaagaaaatgaaagttggcatgaattaaagaatgaaatatcAAAATTAACCACAGCTCAGAGCTGTAATTTcatgcactgtttttttttttttaaatcagggatACTGCATGCAGCATGACattcaataatttataaatttaggaATATTTGAGTGCAATATAATGCAATTTTGATCAGCCTCGTGGTTGCATTACTATTCCTATCAGTTTTAGTTAGAGTAACTAAGGGAAAGGCAAAGAGGTTATATCAGAGATAAGAACCTGACTTTGCATGTAGAGATATAGAATTATCAGTGAATATTCTTTCACTAATTTACTTCCAATTCAGAGATATGATCActtaaaagattatatatatatatatatatatatatatatatatatattctaatttaCTTTAGAATTATATAGGCATAGATGTTTTAAGTCTTCTTTTGGCAAAACAATTATATTCCTTGaacagtctgatttttttttcttttttgaacacaCTCACTTAGGGAAAAACAATTATACAAAATGAGAATTAAGTTTAAATTGTAGAGGCATGAGAATATGCCTGTTGttctagtatttttaaaacactttagaTCTTGCCAATAGTTCCAACAAATATAGTAAAAGTATTATAGGCATATGATAAATATCTCTTAtcacttaaatttatttatctctcATATAAACattattggaaaaaaatcaacttgTTTATATggtcttaaaattaatttctgttggtCCCcaataacaaaatttattttaaaaatattccacatgattaagtttattctttttaaaaaccatctcTAGTAGTAGGGTGATTTCAGCAATTTCACAGTATTTGTGACTCATTTTACAAGGACTATAAACTACacctttatttaacattttaattttctttttgattaaacCCTTTTTCTATAATTATGATTGGTCTTTTAAAAGTAattctaaaatactttttattatttacataaatgtaaGTATATTTGTTTCTTAATGTACATGGAACACATTTTACTTGAAATGTCTTCAAAAACAATCATATGCTATGATATTTACACTCTTTTACTAGCTTCATAATTGCACAAGTAATGTATGATTTTGTCAGGAGATATTTTCAGTAATATTCTGGGTATTATATTACTTTGAAAGTAAACAGTTAAGAGttgaactgtaatttttttttaatttattttcatcgtaacagtattcattgtttttgcaccacacccagtgctccatgcaatccgtgccctctctaatacccaccacctggttcctccaacctcccaccctccgcccctttaaacccctcagattgtttttcagagtccatagtctctcatggttcacctccccttccaatttccctcaactcctttctcctctctaattcccattgtcctccatgctatttgttatgctccacaaataagtgaaaccatatgataattgactctctctgcttgacttatttcactcagcatattttaTGCCAGTTTGAGGACCCTCTAAGAAACTGATATTTATATAGTCTTCCAAAGCCAACCCAATAGATATATTAACTTGGGATAAATTAGATTCCTCCTGAGGTTAGTATGAACTTATTACTGATCCAAAATGCTCTTAAGTATGTTGTACATCAAGTGTGTCAAGTTTATCAAGATTGTTCATTGTAGAGCCTGTTTTTATGGTATGCAGTTGCACTAAAATTGGATGTGAGGTAAACATCCCTCTAAGTGCTTGGTTATAAGCAAGTTATCTAAGCTGGGAGTCCCCCAACATGGTACCTTTCCTGTGCTGAGTGATCTGTGCATACAAGAGTTTGTATTCAGTGAATGAGGCTTTGTAAACTATCAGAGTATTCAAAGCTTCTGTCATGTTACTGTTATGCATGC from Neovison vison isolate M4711 chromosome 6, ASM_NN_V1, whole genome shotgun sequence encodes:
- the LOC122910378 gene encoding olfactory receptor 5AC1-like, which encodes MAEENKTLVAEFVLTGLTDLQGLQVPLFLVFLVIYLTTMVGNLGLIFLIWKHPHLHTPMYLFLSGLAFADACTSSSVTPRMLTHFLSKNHVISLFDCMAQFYIFGSSATTECFLLVVMAYDRYIAICNPLLYPVLMSRNLCTQFIGVSYFMGFLHSAIHVGLLFRLTFCRSNEIHYFYCEILQLFKISCTDPTVNTLLVLIFSAFIQVFTFMTIMVSYIRILFAIMKKKSEKGRSKAFSTCSAHLLSVSLFYGTLFFMYVRPGSDHTDDHDKMYSLFYTIIIPLLNPFIYSLRNKEVIGALRRIMKK